The Rhinopithecus roxellana isolate Shanxi Qingling chromosome 14, ASM756505v1, whole genome shotgun sequence genome includes a window with the following:
- the LOC104680808 gene encoding elongation factor 1-delta yields the protein MATNFLVHEKIWFDKFKYDDAERRFYEQMNGPVAGASRQENGASVILRDIARARENIQKSLAGTSGPGASSGPSGDHSELVIRIASLEVENQSLRGVVQELQQAISKLEARLNVLEKSSPGHRATAPQTQHVSPMRQVEPPAKKPATPAEDDEDDDIDLFGSDNEEEDKEAAQLREERLRQYAEKKAKKPALVAKSSILLDVKPWDDETDMAQLEACVRSIQLDGLVWGASKLVPVGYGIRKLQIQCVVEDDKVGTDLLEEEITKFEEHVQSVDIAAFNKI from the coding sequence ATGGCTACAAACTTCCTAGTACATGAGAAGATCTGGTTTGACAAGTTCAAATATGACGACGCAGAAAGGAGATTCTACGAGCAGATGAACGGGCCTGTGGCCGGTGCCTCCCGCCAGGAGAATGGCGCCAGCGTGATCCTTCGTGACATTGCGAGAGCCAGAGAGAACATCCAGAAATCCCTGGCCGGAACCTCAGGCCCCGGGGCCTCCAGCGGCCCCAGCGGAGACCACAGCGAGCTTGTCATCCGGATCGCCAGTCTGGAAGTGGAGAACCAGAGCCTGCGTGGCGTGGTACAGGAGCTGCAGCAGGCCATCTCCAAGCTGGAGGCCCGGCTGAACGTGCTGGAGAAGAGCTCGCCTGGCCACCGGGCCACGGCCCCGCAGACCCAGCATGTGTCTCCCATGCGCCAAGTGGAGCCCCCAGCCAAGAAGCCAGCCACACCAGCAGAGGATGACGAGGATGATGACATTGACCTGTTTGGCAGCGACAATgaggaggaggacaaggaggCGGCACAGCTGCGGGAGGAGCGGCTGCGGCAGTACGCAGAGAAGAAGGCCAAGAAGCCTGCACTGGTGGCCAAGTCCTCTATCCTGCTGGATGTCAAGCCTTGGGACGATGAGACGGACATGGCCCAGCTGGAGGCCTGTGTGCGCTCTATCCAGCTGGATGGGCTGGTCTGGGGGGCCTCCAAGCTGGTGCCCGTGGGCTACGGTATCCGGAAGCTACAGATTCAGTGTGTGGTGGAGGACGACAAGGTGGGGACAGACTTGCTGGAGGAGGAGATCACCAAGTTTGAGGAGCACGTGCAGAGTGTTGATATCGCAGCTTTCAACAAGATCTGa
- the LOC104680801 gene encoding NADH dehydrogenase [ubiquinone] 1 alpha subcomplex subunit 5, which yields MAGVLKKTTGLVGLAVCSTPHERLRILYTKILDVLEEIPKNAAYRKYTEQITNEKLAMVKAEPDVKKLEDQLQGGQLEEVILQAEHELILARKMRDWKPWEPLVEEPPADQWKWPI from the coding sequence ATGGCGGGTGTGCTGAAGAAGACCACTGGCCTTGTGGGATTGGCTGTGTGCAGTACTCCACACGAGAGGCTAAGAATATTGTACACAAAGATTCTTGATGTTCTTGAGGAAATCCCTAAAAATGCAGCATATAGAAAGTATACAGAACAGATTACAAATGAGAAGCTGGCTATGGTTAAAGCGGAACCAGATGTTAAAAAATTAGAAGACCAACTTCAAGGTGGTCAATTAGAAGAGGTGATTCTTCAGGCTGAACATGAACTAATTCTGGCAAGAAAAATGAGGGACTGGAAACCATGGGAGCCATTAGTGGAAGAGCCTCCTGCCGATCAGTGGAAATGGCCAATATAA